Sequence from the Botrytis cinerea B05.10 chromosome 12, complete sequence genome:
GCCCCCTCACCAACATCTTTTACCTTTACTCTCCCCGCCCGCTCCTACCAACACATCTGCGTCTTCATCCTCCCGGGAATCACCCTCCCGCCCTCCACCGCCGCCGCAGTCTacatctctctccccccctccccgACGGGCGCATCATCGGACCCCCCCTTCAAATTCCTCGGGGGCATTGGCCCCGGAAAAGAAAGcgccatcttcaaaatcaaccGCGACATCTCCTCTCAAGCACCCAACAACGCTCCCGAAATCGACATGGATGCCGAATCCTCAGCCCCTCAGACGCAGGGCGAAGTCACCCTTGGCATATCTCTCGAGAGCGCCGACTCGGTATCTGCACAAATGGCACTCTTATCTTCGTCTCACTCTGCTTCCGCAGGTGCATCGTCGTCAAATCCTGGATCCTCATTAGTTCTCTCCAGACCCCAACCTACAAATACCGATACGCTAGTCCTCGCGCAACGCATAATAAAAAATGCATTTAATTTCCTCGCGAGTTTTAGCGGTAATATAATGGATGGGGGAAATGGGAAGGGGGTAGAAGTAGTGCCTCTCAAAGCGTTTGAAGAGTGGTGGAAGAAGTTTGAGGCGAGGGTGAGGAATGATCCGGGGTTTTTGGAGAAGGATGGGGATTGagttttcaatttcaagcAGGGTGGTGAAGAGAAGGATAAAAAATGACATCCCTTGAACAAAGAGTAGTAAGGAtttgttggatggatggagatagGAAATCAGATTCACCTCTCGTACTTTCAGCATCTTTGCGCAAAAAAATGCACAATGGAGCCATCGAGAGAGGCAGGACAGCAAATggagaaaaaacaaaataagcGAGAATGCGACCCCCCTAGTCATCATATTCGATTATTTCAGGGCAGGCATGAGATTTGCGGACATCACTCAGAGCTAGGATATAAAGGTGCTATTTGCAAGACATACCACACGTCAGGATTACACGGACATATTACAAGATagtaaataataatcatttcaaataaaGACGTACTGAGTTACACGAACCAAGTGAAATGAGTTTATTAGTAAAATTGGGGATGAATATTATGTGCGTTAATGTAATATGTGCTCATGTCATGATAAATACTACCGactcaaatcacatcacataaCACGGGTCGATCTAATgatacaaaagaaaacacaCAACTTTGTACTACTCCTCGCGATGAAATCCCCATGCTTccgaaagaaaagaatagaagaaCCGTACCCCTTCTGCTGCCAACTATGAATATGCTAGTACCGTACGCACGTACTTCAAATCTCCACCCCAAACTGACAAGTGCCATAGCTAACAAATCATTCTGTGCACCCATTCAAACTCATCCTGTCCAGGTTCTATTCCCATACCTATCACTCCCCACTATGGGACGAAGATCCTACTAAAACTCACCACATCCCTCCTGCAACAAACACACTTGTCGAAATTATTCATTGCAAGCGTAACACGACAATCATCGCATAAGCTCAGGCAACGACAAGGCCACACAATAACACTTCTAGGCGAGCTTTGACAGACCACGCATTGTGGACCATTTTCTCCCATGCCGGATGCACCTTGCATCCAGGAAGCCGGTTCTTGGGTAGCTTTCTGATAATTGCgtttggagatgatgaggtgTTCGAGGATTTGAGCTTCTTCGTCTGGAGAAAGTTTACCCGATGGATCGGAGGGGATGAAATTCGGGGGACGTTGAAGAGTGGATGTTAGGACGTGAGCTCGTTCTCTCTGGATGATATCGCGGTAGCGGGAACGAGTTAGGATTTTGTCGCTTGAGAGGTGGAGGGAGAGGGCTTGAGCTTCTGCTCTTTGTTCGGGGTTTCGAGGATGCAAGAGTTGAGCTAGATCTGTTGTGGATAGGGGTGTGTCTAGAAATGGGCTAGATTCTCGCGATGGATGAGGTGATCGCTGTGTAGGAGTTCTTTGACCATCTGTAATGGCATCGTCCGACTCCCAATCTCGTTCATCTTCTGTCGAATAGGAGATTACACTGGTCATGTCATCTTCGATGTCTTTCTTCTCAGGGCTGAATGTTCCACTGTTATCATCACTTCCCCACCAGCCGCCATTCAGCCACCATTGATACAGACTGGAGTCTAACTCAGTCTCTCTATGTCGACTCCAATATTCTTGGCTGGTTTTGAGTCGCCGTCTCATTTCTACTTCTACATCCACGTGGTCATCTTTGGGTAGAGTCAATTCTCCATCGACATTTAA
This genomic interval carries:
- the Bcopi10 gene encoding Bcopi10; the encoded protein is MEQAPPSLPQLFGIIPTGLPPITIPTSAPSPTSFTFTLPARSYQHICVFILPGITLPPSTAAAVYISLPPSPTGASSDPPFKFLGGIGPGKESAIFKINRDISSQAPNNAPEIDMDAESSAPQTQGEVTLGISLESADSVSAQMALLSSSHSASAGASSSNPGSSLVLSRPQPTNTDTLVLAQRIIKNAFNFLASFSGNIMDGGNGKGVEVVPLKAFEEWWKKFEARVRNDPGFLEKDGD